The Silene latifolia isolate original U9 population chromosome Y, ASM4854445v1, whole genome shotgun sequence sequence CATAAGGAATAATACCAATAAGAGAGGGAAAAAGGCCCTTGTAGAAAGCTCGTGAGCCCTCCTTAATCCAGATGTCCCTAGTTAAAGATCCTAATCTAGGTACTTTCCCGTCTATGCATTCATGGGTCTGTAACCGGGTTTTTACAAGATCCATCGGGTAGATAACGGTCTGAGCAACAGCACCTGCAAGGCCACCAGAAACAAGGCGGCCAGCTGTTCCAATATCAGCCTTGTCTTCACCTTTAGCATCTGATATAGCACCTTTAAGCAATTCATATGTGTAAAATCTAATCGCACTCTCAGGTGCTACCTTCAGCACATTTAACCCATTTCCGCGAAAAAATGCAAAAATCTTTCCTTCCTTCCATATTTTCTTTACTGCTGACATTATACGAGCATCCTTAGTTTCAACTTGCAACGCCACTTTCAAACGGTCTAGGGGAGCAGTAGCAGTACGAGATGCAGCACCTGCTATACCTCCTGCTATTAAATATCGGCCTGCATGCATATGCTTGCTAATCCCTTCTGGTATGACAGTTTGTTCACCAATGTCCACAAGGCAGACCCTCTCCCAATAGTGATAGATATTTGCAATAGTTACttcatgaggatatagaagaagAAAGTCTCGCCACTCTTCAAAAGTTATGACACCATTATTATCCTTATCAACACGCTCAACAAAACGAGCAAGTTCTTCGTCATCAATCTCAATCCCTACATAACAGAGACTGCTGTGGCTTATAGGATGAacagaaaaaagggaaaaaaacacaattaaaagGATGCAACCTATTAAACCGTCTAACAAGGATGCAGTTTAAACTAGGCTGCTAATTAGCGTGTGAGGTGTGACATAGGCCTGTGACAAACAGTAATGTAGTAATTTCCTTTACTCATTATTTTGCCTATTATTTGGCCTGAGCTGCAAGGTACAAGAAATCATTGATAGAGAATATTCCATTCCAATAAGCAGCAATGAACAAAGCATAAACAGCACAGTCACCTTGATTAACACAAACATTTATGAGGATGAATCTTCAAAACCTAAAGTTATTTCCCAAGATGACCAAAACCTCCCGTCACTGGTTAGTGATTTAATGTGGGGAAAAAACACATGCTATCCTAATGTTTATTACAGCTAGGTTTGAACGCAACTGTAGCACTCCAAGTCTCAAGCCCTGGATGGATAGGAAGTAGTCATTAGGACACCACCATGTGTAATAGACTCATAGACAAGCACGTCTTTCTCCTGCATCTTGGCCTCACTCGTGCAAGCGGTACGTGGCATGAGAAGCTCAGAAGGTCACTCATCTAAGAATTCTACTCACCAAGCAAGCTTAACTGTGTCATTCTTAGCACACAAGCTTCTGAAGTGAAAGCGCGCTTTTCTGAAGTATTTTATTCCCTTTAAACACTCACCTAAGCTCCTCAGTTTTCAACCAAGCTCCTCGGAATCAGGGGTACATAATACTTGGCTATTGTTATGGTCGCTATGTTAGTTTCTAAAATAAGGGAAAACTTGTGACCTAAAAATTTGCTTAACAAATAGGAGCTATAAACCTATAAGCCAGTCATAGATGATGGTTAATAGAAGGTCGGAAGAAAAGTTAGATGGATATAACAACGCAGATTTATTTCGGCATTACAGagaagaaagatgcccttccctCTCCTCCGTTTTTATGCATAAAACAAGCTCCCAACTTTAAAATTACAAAGACGTAGCCAATTATCCTATAATAGCTGTCAAAAGGCAAAACAACAGGTGGAATTGTATTACTAATCAATGAAAGACATAAAAACAAATAAGATGTGAAATCCCATACAAAATGAGTTTGGGTTTCCCTGGCACGGAGTATAGAGAATCCACGTTATAAGCTCAAGTGAGGCTCCATCCTAAAACAAAATGTCACAAGGAGTTGCTCCATATAAAGTGACAAATCCCACCCTTAACGaatgcatgtgagagggtgacacCCAATCTCGGTgccacccggtggcgccctatcaTTATCCTTTTCTTAACATGGGAGATTAGCAAATGGGGATTGGGGAGTGGGGACCATATCATAAGAAGAACTTGTTAACACTTAACGCAAGGCCTTTGAATTATCGCCGAATTCTAGTCCAACAATACACTAGTACGGAGTAATTCTTAAGGCTAAACAAAAAAAATGATCACAGCCAAAACAACCTACTCCGTATAAAGCAAGTACATTATCCCACATACACACACGCTACAATTGACAAATCATAAGCGAACCGAATGTGAATTAGGAGATATAATGAAGCATAAACGGCATCAAACATATCAAATGTTGTCAATAAATGCATAACTTAAGATAACGACTCCAAATTTACCTGCTTTAACAAGAGCATCATAGAGCTCTTCAGGCAAGATACACCCATTATGCTCAACATCAATAGTCTGAAAAATACGATACAGTTCAAGCTCCTTATCATCCATATACCTTCTAAACTCATAATAATTAACCCGGCCATCGTGATCAGCATCACAAACATGTAACAAATCCCTAGCATACTTATAAACAGACGGAATATGACGCGCAGTTAAACCCGCTTCAATCTCAGCATAATCCAAATACCCAGTACTCGACTTATCGAAAAAACTAAACAAACTCCTAATCCTCACCTCCCTCTCCTCCTTAGTCTCCTGCAATGCCAATAAAACATGTTCCATTGACACTGGCCCTGCTTTCTTCACTGGATTACACCCCTCACAACGCCTCGTTTCCCCCTCATTTTTCACCTTTCCCTCCATTTTTCGACAGCGAAAACCGAATACAATCTCCACCTATTTAAGTATCCATAAGTATAACCCTTCAAACAAGCTCCAACACTTAACAAAATTCCAATTGGAATTCAAAATCAGTCCAATGTCGGCCAATATATAATCATAATTACAAGGAATATGGTATGGTATATAAGAATATAAATTCCACAAGCTTTATGAATTTTGACCCTTGAAATTGAAAGGGtcaaaataattaataataacAAGATGAATAAAGTTATCAAACCCTAAATTGACGCAACTGAACAGTGAAAAACGGAGTTACTGCGGTGGTGTAACTATGGCGGGATGATAGATCGGGAATTAGAGGTGGTCGGAAACAATGGTGGAAATTGTCGAAGACACGGCGGAGATGACGGAGGAGAGAGGAAAAGGGAGGAAGGTGAATGTGATGCTGGAATTGATGATTGACTTGATTGGACTGGACAGAGTGTAAAATGGGTGATGTAGATTGTAGAACAAGATGGTGGAATTAGAGCATCGCAGGTGTTTTCCCGTATGTCCTCTCTCTTTAT is a genomic window containing:
- the LOC141633074 gene encoding calcium-dependent mitochondrial ATP-magnesium/phosphate carrier protein 2-like; this encodes MEGKVKNEGETRRCEGCNPVKKAGPVSMEHVLLALQETKEEREVRIRSLFSFFDKSSTGYLDYAEIEAGLTARHIPSVYKYARDLLHVCDADHDGRVNYYEFRRYMDDKELELYRIFQTIDVEHNGCILPEELYDALVKAGIEIDDEELARFVERVDKDNNGVITFEEWRDFLLLYPHEVTIANIYHYWERVCLVDIGEQTVIPEGISKHMHAGRYLIAGGIAGAASRTATAPLDRLKVALQVETKDARIMSAVKKIWKEGKIFAFFRGNGLNVLKVAPESAIRFYTYELLKGAISDAKGEDKADIGTAGRLVSGGLAGAVAQTVIYPMDLVKTRLQTHECIDGKVPRLGSLTRDIWIKEGSRAFYKGLFPSLIGIIPYAGIDLAAYETLKDLAKKYMFPDSEPGALVQLGCGTVAGAVGATCVYPLQVVRTRMQANQSNATMSDVFLKTFREERWKGFYKGLFPNLLKVIPSASITYMVYEAMKKRLDLE